GCGGGCGTGGTCGATGAACTCGGGCACCAGGTCGAGACCGGTCGCGTCGACCTCCAGCGAGCGCAGGTGTGCGGTGAGGTGCCCGGGCCCGCAGCCCACGTCGAGCACGGCGCCGGGCCGGATCGACAGGTGCCGGGCGATCAGGGCGAGGTCGTCCGCGTGCACCTGGGTGCTGCCGATGAGCTCGATGTACTGCTCCGCCATGACTCCGTACGCCCGCTGAACCTGTTCCAAGGCCGAGCACCCTAGGGGTGCGTCGAAGGTCCGATCGCGGGAGGA
The sequence above is drawn from the Acidimicrobiales bacterium genome and encodes:
- a CDS encoding methyltransferase domain-containing protein; this translates as MEQVQRAYGVMAEQYIELIGSTQVHADDLALIARHLSIRPGAVLDVGCGPGHLTAHLRSLEVDATGLDLVPEFIDHAR